From the genome of Kaistella daneshvariae, one region includes:
- a CDS encoding endonuclease/exonuclease/phosphatase family protein translates to MFSFSFAQQKGKLRKVATIGFLNVENLFDTVPSSDYIDGTKDFSNPAFHRSVPLDSLKYLETTEDYRGEWRNENLKGKKVIRHQILADEFTTKSAKNWDSKKYKQKIANEAKVISELGAQYTKTAPAIVGLIEVENRQVIEDLIKHPLLAKYDYGIIHYNSFDARGIDVALIYQKRRFTPTNSLKKEIKIFNDEGKRSYTRNILVATGFLDNEKIAVFMNHWPSRSGGEAASLPKRNAAAAVLKQQMDSIRLKDPSTKLFAMGDFNDDPVSSSLKNHLKAALNPKDVSAETPYLNLMYPLYKRGVASLAYQDAPNLFDQIIVSGNVISDEVGKGYSVYKTEIFAPPYLINKEGNFKGYPFRSWNGDTFTGGYSDHFPAFVVLQREVE, encoded by the coding sequence ATATTCAGCTTTTCCTTTGCACAACAGAAAGGAAAACTCCGAAAAGTCGCAACCATCGGCTTTCTTAATGTCGAAAACCTTTTTGATACCGTTCCCTCTTCGGACTATATCGACGGTACTAAAGATTTCAGCAATCCCGCCTTCCACAGAAGCGTGCCTTTGGATTCTTTAAAATATTTAGAAACCACGGAAGATTACCGCGGCGAGTGGCGAAATGAAAACCTGAAAGGCAAAAAAGTAATTCGCCATCAAATCCTTGCCGACGAATTTACCACCAAAAGCGCGAAAAACTGGGACTCGAAAAAGTACAAACAAAAAATAGCCAACGAGGCTAAAGTAATTTCAGAATTAGGCGCACAATACACGAAAACAGCACCGGCAATTGTCGGTTTAATTGAAGTGGAAAACCGCCAGGTTATCGAAGATCTGATCAAGCATCCGCTTCTGGCAAAATACGATTACGGCATTATTCATTACAATTCTTTTGATGCACGTGGCATTGATGTCGCATTGATTTATCAAAAAAGACGCTTTACACCGACGAATTCTTTGAAAAAAGAAATTAAAATTTTCAACGACGAAGGCAAGCGTTCCTATACCCGAAATATTCTGGTAGCGACCGGATTTTTGGATAACGAAAAAATTGCTGTTTTCATGAATCACTGGCCATCAAGAAGCGGTGGTGAAGCGGCCTCTTTACCGAAAAGAAATGCTGCCGCTGCAGTTTTGAAACAGCAAATGGACAGCATCCGTTTAAAAGATCCGAGCACCAAGCTTTTTGCGATGGGCGATTTTAATGACGATCCAGTAAGTTCAAGTTTAAAAAATCATTTAAAAGCAGCTTTAAATCCTAAAGATGTAAGTGCGGAAACTCCATATTTAAATTTGATGTATCCGCTGTACAAACGAGGTGTGGCGTCATTGGCTTACCAGGACGCACCGAATTTATTTGACCAAATCATCGTAAGCGGAAATGTAATTTCCGATGAAGTGGGCAAAGGTTACTCGGTGTATAAAACCGAAATTTTCGCACCGCCGTATTTAATCAATAAAGAAGGGAACTTCAAAGGTTACCCGTTCCGTTCCTGGAATGGCGATACTTTTACCGGCGGTTACAGCGACCACTTTCCGGCGTTTGTAGTGCTACAGCGCGAGGTGGAGTAA
- a CDS encoding ABC transporter ATP-binding protein, producing the protein MKPFQRIFFFAKPHQRFLFASIFFNIMYSVLNIFSVATMLPILGLMFGTVEKVDTSVAPKYSGRIVDFFGFAKDWAYYTIQTSIDKNGAVKVLAILCAITAVAFLLRNIFRYLGAYLLVNYRVGITKDLRTAMYDKFLKLPVSFFTEKRKGDMMSRISNDIGSVESGIMGSLVDVINSPFMIITSLITLFILSPQLTLFSLLVFPVMGGLIGWVGKSLKRKATAAQEELGNLFSLVDETLKSSKVIKIFNADKILKNRFNSTTDNWQKYAIGMSRRRELASPMSEFLGSVTILIITWFAGVQILNAQTMEPETFLVFIGMFFQILDPAKKLSNAISNIQGGMASLDRVSEVLDYDLKIDEIENPLPISTLKDKIEFKNVGFYYDKDNVILKNFNLTLPKGKTIALVGQSGSGKTTIANLLARFYDVSEGEILVDGQNIKNLKVTDYWNLLGMVTQESVLFNDSVFNNILMGKPDATEEEVMAAAKIANAHQFIEDLPEKYYTNIGDDGNKLSGGQKQRVSIARAVLKNPPIMILDEATSALDTESERFVQEALEKMMENRTSLVIAHRLSTIQKADWIVVMERGSIVEQGTHQELFEKNGIYRKLVDLQNFG; encoded by the coding sequence ATGAAACCATTTCAACGCATTTTCTTTTTCGCAAAACCTCATCAGCGGTTTCTTTTTGCCAGCATTTTTTTCAACATTATGTATTCAGTTCTGAATATATTTTCGGTCGCCACCATGCTGCCGATTTTAGGTTTGATGTTCGGCACCGTAGAAAAAGTGGACACTTCTGTGGCACCAAAATATTCCGGGCGAATTGTGGATTTTTTTGGATTTGCCAAAGACTGGGCCTATTACACCATCCAGACGAGTATCGATAAAAATGGCGCGGTAAAAGTTTTGGCAATTTTATGTGCAATCACCGCGGTCGCTTTTTTATTAAGAAATATTTTTCGCTATCTGGGCGCATATTTACTGGTAAATTACCGCGTGGGGATTACCAAAGATTTGCGAACTGCGATGTATGATAAATTTTTGAAACTGCCCGTTTCCTTTTTCACTGAAAAAAGAAAAGGCGATATGATGTCGCGGATTTCAAACGATATTGGAAGCGTTGAAAGCGGCATCATGGGAAGTTTGGTTGATGTCATCAATTCACCGTTTATGATCATCACCTCGCTCATCACTTTATTTATCCTTTCGCCACAACTCACGCTTTTTTCTTTGCTGGTTTTTCCGGTGATGGGCGGGTTAATCGGTTGGGTTGGTAAAAGTTTGAAAAGAAAAGCCACCGCCGCGCAGGAAGAGCTCGGGAATTTATTTTCATTGGTTGATGAAACGCTGAAATCTTCGAAAGTGATTAAGATTTTTAATGCGGATAAAATCCTGAAAAACCGTTTCAATTCCACCACCGATAACTGGCAGAAATACGCCATCGGTATGAGCCGCCGCCGCGAACTCGCCTCCCCGATGAGTGAATTTTTAGGTTCTGTCACCATTTTAATTATTACCTGGTTTGCCGGCGTTCAAATCCTGAATGCGCAAACAATGGAACCTGAAACTTTTTTGGTCTTTATTGGCATGTTTTTTCAGATTTTAGATCCGGCGAAAAAACTCTCGAATGCGATTTCAAATATTCAGGGTGGAATGGCAAGTTTAGACCGTGTTTCCGAAGTTTTGGATTACGATTTAAAAATCGATGAAATTGAAAATCCGTTGCCGATTTCAACTTTAAAAGATAAGATTGAGTTTAAAAATGTTGGCTTCTATTACGATAAAGACAACGTCATTCTGAAGAATTTTAATTTAACACTTCCGAAAGGTAAAACCATCGCTTTGGTCGGCCAATCCGGTTCCGGAAAAACCACGATTGCGAATCTTTTGGCAAGGTTTTACGACGTTTCGGAAGGTGAAATATTAGTCGACGGACAAAATATAAAAAATTTAAAAGTCACAGATTACTGGAATCTTTTGGGAATGGTAACTCAGGAATCGGTTTTATTTAATGATTCGGTGTTTAACAACATTTTGATGGGAAAACCCGACGCCACTGAAGAAGAAGTGATGGCCGCGGCAAAAATTGCGAATGCGCACCAATTCATCGAAGATCTGCCGGAGAAATATTACACCAATATCGGTGATGACGGTAACAAACTTTCCGGCGGACAAAAACAAAGAGTTTCTATTGCGCGCGCGGTTTTGAAAAATCCGCCGATAATGATTTTGGATGAAGCCACTTCAGCATTGGACACAGAAAGCGAAAGATTTGTGCAGGAAGCTTTAGAAAAAATGATGGAAAATCGTACGTCGCTTGTCATTGCGCACCGGCTTTCAACCATTCAAAAAGCGGACTGGATCGTGGTGATGGAGCGCGGAAGCATTGTAGAACAGGGCACGCACCAGGAATTATTTGAGAAAAATGGCATTTACAGAAAACTGGTTGATTTGCAAAATTTCGGGTAA
- a CDS encoding DUF4293 family protein — MLQRIQTVWIFLAILGAVFLFVTGQDFSLFGPLPVISVICVILVLFGFISILSFKDRKRQILLNYISIFINALLLGLLAYWILTLPGGIDFPEKGIEPLFPLLAIIFLLIANVFIRKDDRLVKSVDRLR; from the coding sequence ATGTTACAACGGATACAAACGGTTTGGATATTTTTAGCGATTTTAGGCGCGGTATTTTTATTTGTTACCGGCCAGGATTTTTCGCTTTTCGGTCCGCTTCCCGTGATTTCCGTGATTTGTGTAATTTTGGTGCTCTTCGGATTTATCAGCATTTTAAGTTTTAAAGACCGCAAACGACAGATTTTGCTGAATTACATCAGTATTTTTATAAACGCTTTGTTGCTCGGTTTATTGGCGTATTGGATACTCACCTTACCCGGAGGAATTGATTTTCCTGAGAAGGGTATTGAGCCACTTTTTCCGCTCTTAGCAATCATTTTTTTATTGATTGCAAATGTATTTATCAGGAAAGATGATCGGCTCGTAAAATCTGTAGACAGACTCCGCTAA
- a CDS encoding superoxide dismutase, which produces MAFELPKLGYAYDALEPTIDAKTMEIHYTKHHQAYVDNLNKAVEGTDLADKSIEEVCKTGTDKAAVRNNGGGHYNHTLFWEILTPGGSKEPVGNVKAAIESYGGFEKFKTDFSDAAKTRFGSGWAWLCKKDDGSVSVCSTPNQDNPLMPVADCQGTPLLGLDVWEHAYYLNYQNRRPDYVTAFFDVINWDKVEERFNK; this is translated from the coding sequence ATGGCATTCGAACTACCGAAATTAGGTTATGCGTACGACGCATTAGAACCAACCATTGATGCAAAAACAATGGAAATTCATTACACCAAACACCACCAGGCTTACGTAGATAATTTAAACAAAGCAGTTGAAGGTACCGATTTAGCAGATAAATCCATCGAAGAGGTTTGCAAAACCGGAACGGATAAAGCAGCGGTGAGAAACAACGGTGGTGGTCATTATAACCACACGCTTTTCTGGGAAATTCTTACACCGGGCGGCAGCAAAGAACCTGTTGGAAATGTAAAAGCAGCTATTGAATCTTACGGTGGATTTGAAAAATTTAAAACCGACTTTAGCGATGCTGCTAAAACCAGATTCGGTTCCGGTTGGGCTTGGCTTTGCAAAAAAGATGACGGTTCCGTTTCAGTTTGCTCCACGCCAAACCAAGACAATCCGCTGATGCCTGTGGCTGATTGCCAGGGAACTCCGCTTTTAGGATTGGATGTTTGGGAACACGCATATTATTTGAATTACCAAAACAGAAGACCGGATTATGTTACGGCATTTTTCGATGTAATTAACTGGGATAAAGTTGAAGAAAGATTCAACAAATAA
- a CDS encoding carboxypeptidase-like regulatory domain-containing protein, translating to MIKKLSLISLFTLFPASFYFAQTTVFAYIKDANGTPVESAEIDLKGTGNDVKADKIGYFQFVDLKSGHYQIVITKPNFETKVMEFDVAEEKRKDLGVVTLYSSLTGADQGLAIIENTGDEENSSQGTTVGLLQSSQDVFSRIAAYDLGAYWFRPRGIDGRTGETMMNGVSMVKADNGNVDFSNWGGLNEITRYPEVAANHAPSEYAFGGASSVIYKNTNASEYRKGFQATYSLTNRNYRNRASLRYTSGMNRNGWAVTAMAARRWAQEGIQEGTFYDAYGAYLGIEKKFSESHSVSLSAFAAPYRRSTASPSTQEVYDYRGVHYNSYWGWQDGEKRSERVRAGFQPILQLQDFWKINKNSSLRTAISYQFGKDKSARLDWQNVPNPSPQYYRYLPSYYDSLDPNASVPVAGDQAPTTAQQAYADALKGWETGDPAYTQINWDALYRRNMNQPAGEYYGVTGKRALYFQVNDVSDDKIFNAGTHFTHNFTDTSRLFLNISYQNYKSELYREVKDLLGADFALNRDPFAATNQPGESGLYNEGETDVVKREGDKINYDYNFRRQEFKVNPAFKFQTGAFDVFVSGLAGYSTSSREGLFKHYLYDDSFGKSADYDFWNFGLKGQIIYKLNGRNFLVYNGAYFSQAPFLEDLFINPRVNSSVAPNIRSAVVNANDLSYIISSPFVKMRLTGFLVDTENDTNVQRFFADGIQFQTTGADGTVSNVQSAFVTQVMSNVSKRNMGGELGVDVKITPTLSAQGLASYGQYTYRNDPNVYFASDATGTFEDGKSYLDLGKAYLKNYRQGGTPQQGYSLGLRYNSPKYWWLGANWNYLDDNFLDPSALLRTERFVQNPVTGTPYAGLTESDLRRVLQPTKLPAAFFFNANAGKSWRFGSYYVLLTASVNNILDNTRYITGGFEQTRRVTYPGYVEENNREFPLFGPKYFYTQGRSYFVNLQFRF from the coding sequence ATGATTAAAAAATTATCTTTAATCTCCCTGTTTACACTGTTTCCTGCTTCTTTCTATTTTGCGCAGACTACCGTTTTCGCTTATATAAAAGATGCTAACGGGACGCCAGTGGAAAGTGCAGAGATTGACCTGAAGGGAACCGGTAATGATGTGAAAGCCGACAAAATTGGGTATTTCCAGTTTGTTGACCTGAAATCGGGGCACTACCAAATTGTCATCACCAAACCTAATTTCGAAACCAAAGTAATGGAATTCGATGTGGCCGAGGAAAAACGAAAGGACCTGGGTGTGGTTACTTTATATTCGAGCCTTACTGGTGCTGACCAGGGACTTGCAATAATTGAAAATACAGGTGACGAGGAAAATTCCAGCCAGGGAACAACTGTAGGTTTACTGCAGTCTTCGCAAGACGTTTTCAGCAGAATTGCGGCGTATGATTTAGGTGCTTATTGGTTCCGGCCACGTGGCATCGATGGCAGAACCGGCGAAACCATGATGAACGGTGTTTCGATGGTGAAAGCCGACAACGGAAATGTAGATTTCAGCAACTGGGGCGGGCTTAATGAAATTACGCGTTACCCGGAAGTTGCCGCAAATCACGCACCTTCGGAATATGCTTTTGGTGGCGCAAGCTCCGTAATTTATAAAAATACCAATGCGAGCGAATACCGAAAAGGTTTCCAGGCAACTTACTCTTTAACCAACCGAAACTACCGGAACCGAGCTTCTTTACGCTATACTTCGGGTATGAACCGAAATGGCTGGGCGGTTACTGCGATGGCTGCAAGACGCTGGGCTCAGGAAGGAATTCAGGAAGGAACTTTCTACGATGCCTACGGCGCTTACTTAGGAATTGAAAAGAAATTTTCTGAAAGTCATTCCGTGAGTTTATCAGCTTTTGCTGCACCATACAGAAGATCTACTGCGAGTCCGAGCACACAGGAAGTTTATGACTACCGCGGCGTGCATTACAATTCGTACTGGGGATGGCAGGATGGCGAAAAACGAAGCGAACGTGTCCGTGCAGGATTTCAGCCAATTTTGCAGCTTCAGGACTTCTGGAAAATTAATAAAAATTCCAGCTTAAGAACGGCAATTTCTTACCAGTTCGGAAAAGATAAAAGTGCACGTTTAGACTGGCAAAATGTGCCGAATCCGTCGCCACAATATTACCGATATTTACCAAGTTACTACGATTCTTTAGATCCGAACGCTTCTGTTCCGGTTGCTGGTGATCAAGCCCCAACTACAGCGCAACAAGCTTACGCTGATGCTTTAAAAGGTTGGGAAACCGGCGATCCTGCCTACACGCAGATCAACTGGGACGCGCTGTACCGCAGAAATATGAATCAGCCAGCTGGTGAATATTACGGCGTCACCGGAAAACGCGCTTTGTATTTCCAGGTGAATGACGTGAGCGATGATAAAATCTTCAACGCAGGAACGCACTTCACCCATAATTTTACCGACACTTCACGCCTTTTTTTAAATATTTCTTATCAGAATTACAAGTCGGAATTATACCGCGAAGTAAAAGATCTTTTGGGTGCTGATTTTGCGCTGAACCGCGATCCTTTCGCAGCTACAAACCAACCTGGCGAAAGCGGCTTATATAATGAAGGTGAAACTGATGTTGTAAAACGTGAAGGTGACAAAATCAACTACGATTATAATTTCCGCAGACAGGAATTTAAGGTAAATCCGGCGTTCAAATTCCAAACTGGTGCTTTTGATGTTTTCGTTTCCGGATTAGCGGGTTATTCCACCTCTTCACGTGAAGGTCTCTTCAAACATTATTTATACGATGATTCTTTCGGTAAAAGTGCCGATTATGATTTCTGGAATTTTGGTCTGAAAGGGCAAATTATTTATAAACTAAACGGTAGAAACTTCCTGGTTTATAATGGCGCTTACTTTTCACAAGCTCCGTTCCTCGAAGATTTATTCATCAACCCAAGAGTGAACAGCTCCGTGGCACCAAATATCAGAAGTGCGGTGGTCAACGCCAACGATTTAAGCTATATTATAAGCAGCCCGTTTGTTAAAATGCGTCTTACCGGATTTTTGGTTGATACCGAAAACGACACTAATGTTCAGCGGTTTTTCGCGGATGGAATTCAATTCCAAACTACGGGTGCAGACGGAACCGTTTCGAACGTTCAAAGTGCTTTTGTAACTCAGGTGATGTCTAATGTTTCCAAAAGAAATATGGGCGGTGAGCTTGGTGTGGATGTGAAGATTACACCTACTTTATCCGCGCAGGGACTTGCCAGTTACGGCCAGTACACCTACCGAAATGATCCGAATGTTTACTTCGCTTCTGATGCGACAGGAACTTTCGAAGATGGGAAGTCGTACTTGGATTTAGGAAAAGCTTATTTGAAAAATTACCGTCAGGGTGGAACACCACAGCAAGGTTATTCCCTTGGTCTTCGCTACAATTCACCGAAATATTGGTGGTTAGGCGCTAACTGGAATTATCTGGATGATAACTTCCTGGATCCGTCCGCGCTGTTGAGAACGGAAAGATTTGTACAAAACCCGGTGACCGGAACACCGTACGCCGGTTTAACGGAATCTGATTTACGCAGAGTTTTACAGCCAACAAAACTTCCCGCAGCATTTTTCTTTAATGCAAATGCCGGAAAATCCTGGAGATTTGGCAGCTATTATGTTTTGCTCACCGCCTCGGTAAATAATATTTTAGACAATACCCGCTATATTACCGGAGGTTTTGAACAGACCAGACGCGTAACCTATCCGGGATATGTGGAAGAAAATAACCGCGAATTCCCTTTATTTGGTCCAAAATATTTTTATACGCAGGGAAGATCCTATTTTGTTAACCTTCAATTTAGATTTTAA
- a CDS encoding DUF6146 family protein has protein sequence MKKIMFLLGIFILVIGCAPKPTPRANGEKAVIQAQKNDDGEYDLEVLDTQYDYFLNAIARPMSMYSEAYLKNKNAFLVSEWNSYYFSGRYRNIIESSIDYDPTINYGFKYEYKLYQVFAYVSWKYGLKLNGLSQMDVR, from the coding sequence ATGAAAAAAATAATGTTTTTGCTCGGTATTTTTATTTTGGTAATCGGTTGCGCGCCGAAACCCACACCACGGGCAAATGGTGAAAAAGCGGTTATTCAGGCGCAAAAAAATGATGACGGAGAATATGATCTGGAAGTCCTGGACACGCAATATGACTATTTTCTGAACGCCATCGCCAGACCGATGAGTATGTACTCTGAAGCGTATCTGAAAAATAAAAATGCTTTTTTGGTAAGTGAATGGAATTCTTATTACTTTTCGGGACGATACAGAAACATCATTGAATCATCAATAGACTACGACCCAACCATTAATTATGGATTTAAATATGAGTACAAGCTTTATCAGGTTTTTGCTTATGTCAGCTGGAAATATGGTTTGAAGCTGAACGGCCTCAGCCAAATGGATGTCCGGTAA
- a CDS encoding RNA methyltransferase, with protein MGSTKKLKLEELGRIDVETFKQTEKTPLVVVLDNVRSMHNVGAIFRTADAFLIEKVVLCGITPQPPHREIQKAALGATESVSWIYEKNAAEALNKLKQENFKIIGIEQTSNSENIADFAVNNSEKYAVVLGNEVDGLSDEAFPFYDNFLEIPQLGTKHSLNVSVCGGIVMWEFFKALKK; from the coding sequence ATGGGCTCCACCAAGAAACTGAAACTCGAAGAATTAGGGCGAATAGATGTTGAAACCTTTAAACAGACGGAAAAAACGCCGCTCGTCGTGGTTTTGGACAATGTTCGCAGCATGCATAATGTGGGCGCAATTTTCCGTACGGCAGATGCTTTTTTGATTGAAAAAGTAGTTTTATGCGGCATTACACCGCAACCGCCGCATCGTGAAATTCAAAAAGCGGCTTTGGGCGCGACGGAAAGCGTATCCTGGATTTACGAAAAAAATGCCGCTGAAGCACTGAATAAATTAAAACAAGAAAACTTCAAAATCATTGGAATTGAGCAAACTTCCAATTCTGAAAATATTGCCGATTTTGCCGTGAATAATTCCGAAAAATATGCCGTGGTCTTAGGAAATGAAGTGGATGGTTTAAGCGATGAAGCTTTTCCCTTTTATGACAATTTTCTGGAAATTCCGCAGCTTGGGACCAAACATTCATTAAACGTTTCGGTGTGTGGCGGGATTGTTATGTGGGAATTTTTTAAAGCTTTAAAAAAATAA
- the mutS gene encoding DNA mismatch repair protein MutS: protein MAKEKKETPLMTQYNTIKAKYPDALLLFRVGDFYETFGADAIRTAQILGIVLTKRANGDGHIELAGFPHHSIDSYLPKLVRAGLRVAICDQLEDPKSVKGIVKRGVTELVTPGVTFNEQVLSSKKNNFLLSIHKEKEKYGLALVDVSTGEFLTSEGNLEQLLHIVGTFDPSEIIYQRRTELPTQLSNRNTFKLEDWAFQYNYAYEKLTGHFKTKSLKGFGIEEVKLGIVAAGAIFAYLVEDTHHALLQHITTIKLIPKDDYLMMDHFTLRNLEIVFPSHSQGKSLLDIIDKTCTPMGGRLLRRRLILPLKSVNEINRRLDLVEFFNKEENLKYEILQLLKSISDLDRLLGKLASEKICPKEVGYLRQSLTNIQKIKELLQPHAEILAWISPLLNLEELINYLENYLNEELPVNISKGNVIKTGISEDLDHLRGLQTKGKDFLEEMCDREVKRTGITSLKISFNNVFGYYIEVRNSHKDKVPDDWIRKQTLVNAERYITEELKEYEEQILGAEEKISKIEQELYRQVCENVMVYIDQIQENSKIIAELDCGVALSELAFSESYTKPVLNDGFEINLKEARHPIIENALPLGEKYIPNDLFLAKDSQQIIMVTGPNMAGKSAILRQTAIICLLAQIGSFVPAKHAEIGILDKIFTRVGASDNISSGESTFMVEMNEAANILNNISERSLILLDEIGRGTSTYDGVSIAWAIAEYLHQHPTQAKTLFATHYHELNEMTVNFERIKNFHVSIQEHKGSIIFLRKLVPGGSEHSFGIHVAKLAGMPSKVVNRANEVLKTLEKSRSQSGSKNSAKAITEESLQLSFFQLDDPVLENIREELLKIDVNTLTPIEALMKLNSIKKMIGR from the coding sequence GTGGCAAAAGAAAAAAAGGAAACTCCACTCATGACGCAGTACAACACCATCAAGGCGAAATATCCGGATGCGCTGTTGCTTTTTCGCGTGGGAGATTTTTACGAGACTTTTGGTGCAGATGCCATTCGCACGGCGCAGATATTAGGAATTGTTTTAACCAAAAGAGCCAACGGCGACGGCCACATTGAACTGGCAGGTTTTCCGCATCATTCCATCGATTCGTATTTGCCAAAACTGGTACGCGCCGGACTTCGCGTCGCGATTTGTGACCAGCTGGAAGATCCGAAATCCGTAAAAGGCATCGTAAAACGCGGCGTGACGGAACTCGTTACGCCCGGTGTGACTTTCAACGAGCAGGTTTTAAGCTCCAAAAAGAATAATTTCCTGCTTTCCATTCACAAAGAAAAAGAAAAATATGGTTTGGCTTTGGTTGACGTTTCCACGGGCGAATTTTTGACGTCTGAAGGAAATCTGGAGCAACTGCTGCATATCGTCGGAACTTTTGATCCGAGTGAAATTATTTATCAAAGACGCACGGAACTGCCGACTCAGCTCAGCAACAGAAATACTTTCAAACTGGAAGACTGGGCTTTTCAATACAATTATGCCTACGAAAAATTAACCGGACATTTTAAGACTAAATCTCTGAAAGGTTTTGGAATTGAAGAGGTAAAGCTCGGGATTGTAGCTGCGGGAGCCATTTTCGCCTATTTGGTTGAAGATACGCATCACGCACTTTTACAGCATATTACGACCATAAAACTAATTCCGAAAGATGATTATTTGATGATGGATCATTTCACGTTGCGGAATTTAGAAATTGTTTTCCCGAGTCATTCGCAGGGAAAATCGCTGCTGGATATCATCGATAAGACCTGCACACCGATGGGCGGAAGATTGCTGAGACGCCGCTTAATTTTGCCTTTGAAATCGGTAAATGAAATCAACCGCAGATTAGATTTGGTGGAATTTTTCAATAAAGAAGAAAATCTGAAATACGAAATCCTTCAACTTTTAAAATCAATATCGGATTTGGATCGTCTGCTCGGGAAACTGGCTTCGGAAAAAATTTGCCCAAAAGAGGTCGGATATTTGCGCCAAAGTCTTACCAACATTCAAAAAATTAAAGAACTTCTGCAGCCGCACGCGGAAATTTTAGCCTGGATTTCACCTTTGCTGAATCTGGAAGAGCTCATCAATTATCTGGAAAATTATCTGAATGAGGAACTTCCGGTAAATATTTCGAAAGGAAATGTCATCAAAACAGGAATTTCCGAAGATTTAGATCACCTGCGCGGACTTCAAACCAAAGGCAAGGATTTTCTGGAGGAAATGTGCGACCGCGAGGTGAAGCGCACCGGCATTACAAGTCTGAAAATCAGTTTTAATAATGTCTTCGGCTATTATATTGAAGTCCGAAATTCTCATAAAGATAAAGTTCCGGACGATTGGATTCGGAAGCAAACTTTGGTAAATGCGGAGAGATACATCACCGAAGAGCTGAAGGAATATGAAGAACAGATTTTAGGCGCTGAAGAAAAAATTTCGAAAATTGAGCAGGAGCTTTACCGCCAGGTTTGCGAAAATGTGATGGTGTACATCGATCAGATTCAGGAAAATTCCAAGATTATCGCGGAACTGGATTGTGGCGTCGCATTATCGGAACTGGCCTTTTCCGAAAGTTATACGAAACCTGTTCTGAATGATGGTTTTGAAATCAACCTGAAAGAAGCGCGTCACCCGATTATTGAAAATGCGTTGCCTTTAGGCGAAAAATATATTCCTAACGATTTGTTTTTAGCCAAAGATTCGCAGCAGATCATTATGGTTACCGGACCGAACATGGCGGGAAAATCTGCAATTTTGCGACAAACGGCAATTATTTGTCTGCTCGCGCAAATCGGCAGTTTTGTTCCGGCAAAACATGCTGAAATCGGTATTTTAGACAAGATTTTTACGCGCGTTGGTGCTTCGGATAATATTTCTTCCGGCGAATCGACTTTTATGGTGGAAATGAATGAGGCTGCTAATATTCTCAATAATATTTCTGAGCGCAGCTTAATCTTATTGGATGAAATCGGGCGTGGAACTTCCACCTACGACGGTGTTTCCATCGCCTGGGCAATCGCGGAATATCTGCATCAGCATCCGACGCAGGCGAAAACTTTGTTTGCAACGCATTACCACGAGCTGAATGAAATGACGGTGAATTTCGAAAGAATTAAAAACTTTCACGTTTCGATTCAGGAGCATAAAGGAAGCATTATATTTCTGAGAAAATTGGTGCCGGGCGGAAGTGAACACAGTTTCGGGATTCATGTGGCGAAGCTGGCGGGAATGCCTTCTAAAGTGGTAAACCGCGCTAATGAAGTGCTGAAAACTTTAGAAAAAAGCCGCTCGCAAAGTGGTTCTAAAAATTCGGCGAAAGCCATTACCGAAGAAAGTCTTCAGCTTTCATTTTTCCAGCTGGATGATCCGGTTTTGGAAAATATACGCGAAGAGCTGCTAAAAATCGATGTGAATACCTTGACGCCAATTGAAGCTTTAATGAAACTGAATTCGATTAAGAAAATGATAGGGCGATAA